The stretch of DNA AGCTCAATCTCAAAAATCTGATTGATTGTGTTAGCAGACCCTGTCACTGCTAGGCCACCCACCATAACCAGCAGGGCCTTACCCCAATCAAGCTCATGGGCTCCCAGCAAATACCCGATAGCGCTTGAAAAGGCTACTGTCAGCGCTAGCCGGAACTTGATTAACTGAAAAAACGCCCTGGCTTTACTCATCAACTGTACAAACAAGTGGCCGGGCAAAATGCACCCGGAACGGGGCCGCAAAGTTACGCAACAACGGCCGGAATAGCGGTCTGCTGCTGCAATTTAGTAGCCCGTCGGTAGTCAATAAGCGCAACAAACTGCGCCCCAAATAACAATGTGGCAATTGTAAGATGTACTGGCTGCACTATAGCAGGGAAAGAAAAGTATGCTAACGTAACTCCAGCTACAATCTCTAATCCAATGCAAGCCAGCACAGCCGTAGCAAGTACGTGTAGCCTACGCGAAGGCAATAAGTACAACCGGTAGGCCAGGTAAACATTTACAAGTAGCAGAAGGGCTGAAAACGTGCGATGGAAACGAAAGGTACCACCAAGCTGGCTCACCCACTCTGCCCGGTTCAGATAGTTATTGCTGAAGGCCACCATATCAATTTGCTCACGTACCTGAGTCCCCAGCACAATTTGCCCGAAGGTGAGCAGTATTGCCACCCATAGCCAAGCCGTGAGCCCAGGCACGGGGCGTACTGGCTGTAATAGTTCCTGGGCTCTTTGCGAACGGTCAACCGCATAGATTAACAACGCTACAATCAACAGCGCCAAGCCCATGTGAATGGTTACCATGATGGGCAGTAGATTCGTTGACACTACCAACGAGCCTAGCCAGCCTTGTACACCCGTAAGAATAAAGGATGCGAAGGCTAGCCAAAACACCGCCCTGTCTCGGTTCCAATAGGGCGCCGCAAACAGCACCGTCAGAAATACAAAAACACCAATCAGCGCTCCTACTAACCGGTTAATATATTCAATCCAGGTTTTGACTGGGTTAAAATCCGTTTCGATGTATTGGGTAGGATGGACAAAAATATCACCTGCCACCTGATGGAAGCCCAGGCGCTCCAGCTTATTTGCTAGCTTTTTGTTTTTCTCTACTCGCTGCGCAGTATATACCTCTTTATAGTTTGCGGGGAGCTGACTGACATCTGTTGGGGGCACCCACGTGCCAAAGCATTTAGGCCAGTCTGGGCAGCCCATCCCAGAACCAGTACTACGTACTATTCCACCAACTAGAATTAGCACATAGACTGCCACCACAGTCAAGATTCCTACAAAACGAAAACGACGAACGTAATCTAAATCAGGCATTTTGAAGAGGATCAATTTATACTTAGCAAACAATCTCACTCCATCATTTGCTTCACCAGACGAAAAAAAAGCCAGCTCCGACTAGTCGGGGCCGGCCTTTAAAAAGAAATGGGCCGCTGTAGGTACGGCGGCCCATTTCTTAAACTAGTGCCATTCGGCTACTACTCCATCTCCTTCTCGTAAGGCAAGTTCGAAGACTGCGTTTGTGAGTAAGGAACGTTTTGCGGAATGAAATCCTCAGCAGCACCAGGCTTGCTATAATCATAGGGCCAACGGTGAACGGCTGGGATAGCACCAGGCCAGTTGCCGTGGCCAGGAACTACTGGTGTAGTCCACTCCAGCGTAGTGGAGTTCCATGGATTCTCGCTAGCACGACGCCCCCGGAAGATGCTGTAGAAGAAGTTGAAGACAAACACAAACTGGGCGAAGAATGCCAGAATGGCCGCCACCGAGATGAATTTGTTCAGGTTGGCAAACTGGCTGAAAGTGTCAAAACCAGTCCAAGCATAATAACGGCGGGGGAAACCAGCAATACCTACATAGTGCATCGGCAGGAAAACGAGGTATACCCCGAGGAACGTCAGCCAGAAGTGAATGTACCCTAGCTTCTCGTCTAGGTGGCGACCGAACATCTTAGGGAACCAGTGATATACACCGGCAAACAAACCAAAGAAGGCTGAGCTACCCATTACCAAGTGGAAGTGAGCTACCACGAAGTAAGTGTTGTGCATCTGAATATCGAGGGCAGCGTTACCAAGAACAATACCTGTCAGGCCACCAGCAATGAACAGCGATACAAAGCCAATAGAGAACAGCATAGCCGACGTGAAACGGATGTTACCGCGCCACAGAGTGGCCAACCAGTTGAAAGTCTTTACAGCCGATGGTACTGCGATGATCAGCGTCAGGAACATAAACACCGACCCAAGGAAGGGATTCATGCCAGTCACAAACATGTGGTGAGCCCACACAACGAACGACAGCAGAGAGATACCGATCAGGGAGCCAATCATTGCGCGGTAGCCAAAAATTGGCTTACGCGAATTGGTTGCCAGAATTTCCGAAACCATACCCATGGCAGGCATAATTACGATGTACACCTCAGGGTGACCCAGGAACCAGAACAAGTGCTGGAACAGGATAGGCGAACCACCCGTGTTAGGCAATGCCTGACCAGCAATGTAGATATCCGAAAGGAAGAACGAAGTACCGAACGAACGGTCAAAGATCAGTAGCAGCGCTGCTGAGAACAGCACGGGGAAGGCCAGCAGGCCTAGAATAGCAGTGAGAAAGAAAGCCCAAATAGTAAGGGGCAACTTGCTCATGCTCATACCCTGGGTACGCAGGTTAATAACTGTAGTGATGTAGTTTACACCACCTAGCAGCTGCGACACGATAAACAGTGCCATCGAAACCAACCATAGGGTCATACCAGCTCCCGAACCGGGAATTGCCTGGGGCAATGCACTCAGTGGAGGGTAGATTGTCCAGCCAGCAGCAGCAGGTCCTGTCTCAATGAACAGGGAAACAAACATGATTACGCTGGAAATAAAGAAGAACCAGTACGAGAGCATGTTCATGAAGCCCGAGGCCATATCGCGGGCACCAATCTGCAGCGGAATCAGGAAGTTGGAGAACGTACCCGATAAGCCGGCCGTCAGCACAAAGAATACCATGATGGTACCGTGCATCGTCACCAAAGCCAAGTAGAACTCAGGATTCAGCTTACCAGCTTCAATCCACTTGCCAAGTACAGGCTGAAGCCACTCAAATGTGGATTCAGGCCAGCCTAGCTGTAAGCGGAACAAGCTTGAAAGCGTACCACCGATAATTGCCCACAGCATACCCGTAATCAGGAACTGTTTGGCAATGGTCTTGTGGTCGGTGCTAAATACGTACTTCGACAGAAAACCTTGCTCGTGGTGCTCGTCGTGGTGCGTGTGCTCATTGTGCGAGATACCAGGCTCGGTTACACCGGCCCCACCCTGCACTTGAGCTTGATTAGAAAGATTAGCAGCCATATGAGAAGCGTGCGTTTAGAGAAAATTAAAGCGAAGCATTAGCAGCAGGTACTACTGCGGCGGCAGGAATTGCCGCTGCTTTGCTAGCTAACTTATTCGTCTTTTGCTTAAAGCTAGCCAGAATATCTGGGTTCTGCTCCGAGAAAGACTTCTGCTGAGAGAACCATGCAACGTAGTCATCTGGTTCGTCTACTACAATGTTTAGTTTCATGGCGAAGTGTCCCCGACCGCAGATCTGGTTGCAAGCCAGTTCATAGTTGAATTTCGGATTACCCGTTTGAGCACGCATCTCATCCGTAGTCTTGGTTGGAGTAAACCAAAACTTGGTAGGCATACCAGGAACTGCATACATCTGCACACGGAAGTGTGGCATGTAAACAGCGTGCAATACATCGCGTGAACGAATGCGCAGCAGCACGGGGTGGCCTTTAGGTACGTGAATCTCGGGAGCAACAAAGTCATCTAGGCCACTCTGGTCGCTCAGGTCAAAACCAAACTCGTTGGTAGCATCAATCAGACGATAATTTACCACACCCAGCTTTTGGTCGCGACCAGGGTAACGAACCAGCCAGTTGAACTGCTTACCCATTACCTCTAGTACGACTGCATCCTTAGGAGCTGGACCCATAATACGAGACCACTCTTTCCAACCAGCGAATACTAGGCCTGCCATTACAATGGCGGGAATCAGCGTCCAAATGATTTCAATTTTGTTGTTATGCGGGAAGAAGAACGCACGGCGACCTTCTTTGTGCTGGTACTTATAAGAGTACACAAACAGCAGGATATGCGTGAGAGCAAACACGATGCCCAGGATGATCATAGTCGTCCAGAACATCCGCTCTGTGGCATGACCGTGTACGGAGGCAATCGGAGGGTTCATCTTGTCGAAGTTGTCAACAAAAGACCAAATGAAAGCCGCTCCCCCCCTACCAAAAAGAGAAGAAAGAGGATAGCGTTAACACGGTTACTTACTCCTACTTCGCGCGTTGTGCTACCCGAGAAGATGGAGGTCAGAATCTGGAGACGGAACAGCAAGCCGAAAACGACTAGCAGCAGCGCCAATACCAGAAGAATACCAAGTGCAGTCATGAGAAAGGGGTAAGCTGAAACTGTTAGAGATTTGAAGAGGGAAACAGGACTTTGAATTCCCTGCTCCCCTCCTCTCACTACTCATGTCTATGATTAGGTCGTATGGTGCACACTTTCATCCAAGAATGGATGGTGAACTGGCACCAAAGAGGCCTGTGATAGGCGTTTGGTCATCAAGAGTAAGAAGGAACCTAGGAATACCAAGGCTGTTCCAATCTCTATGATAAACCCATTCTCAGCCTGCATAGTTGCTGGCATGATCATTAAATAAAAGTCAAACCAGTGGCCAATCAGAATGGCAACACAGACGATCTTTAACATGATCATCTGACGCTTCGCATCCCGTGTCATAAGAACAAGGAAAGGGAAAGCGAAGTTGATGAATAAGTTAAAAAAGAAGATCCACGTGTACTGACCATTGAAGCCGCCCAGACGCTGATTGTAGTAAACAGCCTCTTCAGGAAGGTTGGCGTACCAAATCAGCATGAACTGCGAGAACCACACGTAGGTCCAGAAGATGCTGAAGCCGAACATAAACTTACCTAAGTCATGCAGATGGCTTTCTTTGATATAGGGCATATACCCAGCCTGCTTCAGGAATATTACGCACAGTGTAGTTGCAGCAATTCCCGATACCCACCAGGATGCAAACACGTACCAGCCGAACATGGTTGAGAACCAGTGAGTGTCAATTGACATTACCCAGTCCCAGGCCGACATAGAAGAAGACACTGCGAAAAGCACTAAGAATAAAGCCGAAGCTGTAATGCTCTTATGGAAGTACTCAGTGCCGCCATTCAAATCTTCTTCTAGAGACAGGTTGCGCAGCTTATTAGTAAATACTACCCAGATGATGATGTACGAAATCGTACGAATCAGGTAAAAAGGTATGCTAAGGAAGCCAGACTTGCCTGCGATGATAGCATCATAGTTAGCATTACCCTTTTCCATGATACCTGGCAGAGTCCAATGGAAGATATCGTGGTTAAATAATCCTATGAAAAAGATTACAACCATCAGAATACCACCGGGCAGTACCCAAGCGCTGAGGGCTTCGTTGATCCGCTTAATTAAAACAGACCAGCCAGCGTAGGCCACATATTGGATGGCCATAAACACGGTTCCAATCACAGATACTCCTGTGAAGAAAACGTTATTGTGCCACAGGCTGACAATGAAACGTTTCAACCAGACAGGGCTACCATGATGGGCTGTGCCTTCATGACCTGCCGTGCTATGCCCGCCAGCTGCAGCATGAGCGGACACCGCACCTTCATGGTGTTCTGCACCAATGCCTAAAGCAGCTACAATCAACCCAATAGCCAGCAACACTACGCCGGCTACGATGATGGTAATAAATCGTTTACGTGCATTCGGCGAAACCTCCAGGTATTCAGCCGTCACGTTTTCGTGATGGGTCAGAGTTGCCATATTGAGTTAGTTCGCCGTTCCGTTACGTGCCTTGTCACCTTGAGCAGGAGTAGTAGAAGCCTTACCGGCTTGAGCCTCACCTACTGGGCTTTGATTTAAAGGCTCAGTGGTTTGTGCTGTGTCAGTAGCCGAAGCGCCTTTAGAAGCCAGAAAGTCAGTTAGCCCATCAGGACCTTTGCCGAGTTGTAGTACACGTACATACATGGCAATCTTCCAGCGTTCTTCTGGGTTTACCTGAGAACCATGTGGCATCATACGGCCCTTGCCCCACTGAATTACATGGTAGATGTGGCCCTCGTTCATGGTTTTGTAAGCACCCGTCGAGTAGTTAGGCACCCCCTTGAACTTTACTCCAACTGGACCCTGACCATCACCTTGTTCACCATGGCAATGTTGGCAGTTACGAGTATAAAGAGTCTGGCCTTCTGCCAAATTAGCTTTAGTGTAAGCAAAAGGCTCGTTCAGAACCTTCTCAGCTATACCAATGCTATCCTTACCGATATGCGTGAAATAGTTGAGCTTACCGCGGGGCACTGTACCGATGGCAGGAGTCCGCATGTTCAGGCCCATTGGGTTCACCTTATTGGCGCTTTCCTGCTTCAGCGGCTCGTAAGGAATTGAGTAGTACATCTCCGGAGCGTATTCCACTCCTGGATCATCGGCGCGGTTGCAAGCGGTGGTGAACACCGATGCCAGCAGTACCGCCGACGCTTGCAGAGTTATTTTCAGCGAATGCGTCATTAGAACTTAGACATTTCTTTTTGGTTCACCTCCGAAGCACCATTGTCACGCAGCAGCTGAGACAGTTTAGTCATGTCAGTGTTTTCATTCACTTCAATGGCCATCACAAATTTGTCGTCAGTTGAGCGTACGTCCAGTACTGGTGTTTTCCAACGTGGATACAGCTTGCTGATGGTATAAAAGGTAATTACCATACCATGGCAGCAAAAAAGTACCGTTAGCTCAAAGGATACAGGGATGAAAGCGGGTAACGCAATGTGTGGTTTACCGCCAATGATCATTGGCCAGTCAAAGCCCAGTGTATAAATCTGTAGCCACAGGGCGAAGCACAAACCAGTCAGGCCGAAAAAGAAAGCCGCAATTGGTAACCGCGAACGTTCGATACCAAGAGCATCATCGATGCCGTGGATGGGGAACGGGGTAAAGACCTCGTAGATTTTGACGCCCGCTTCACGGACGTTCTCAACAGCGTGCAACAGCACGTCTTCGTCGTCGAAGATGCCGAGGGCGAAGCGCTTAGTCATGCTTATCGTAGTTTACAGGAGCCGAAGCCGGAACCCCGTGGGTGGAGGTTTGATGTGTCGTGGGAGCATGATGAGGATCATGGCCAGTATAAGTTGGGCCATTATCCACTGTGTACTTCAGCACCGACTTCACTTCTGCCATGTTGATTACCGGGAAGAACTTGGCAAACAACAGGAACAAGGTGAAGAACAGGCCTATCGTACCCACATAGATGCCAATATCGATGATAGTAGGCGAGAACATTGCCCAGCTCGATGGCAGGTAGTCGCGGTGCAGCGAGGTCACGATAATTACAAAGCGCTCGAACCACATACCAATGTTCACAATGATCGACAGGATGAAGGTCAGTGGAATGCTGTAGCGCACCCGACGAATCCACACCAGCTGCGGCGTAATTACGTTACAGGTCATCATCGACCAGTAAGCCCACCAGTAAGGACCGGTGGCACGGTTAATGAAAGCGTACTGCTCAAATTCAACCTGAGAATACCAAGCAATAAAGAACTCGGTGATGTAGGCCACACCTACGATAGAACCTGTTACCATCATGATCTTATTCATGAGGGCAATGTGCTCAATGGTTATATAGTCTTCCAGTTTGAATACTACCCTAGTGATAAGCATCAGGGTAAGTACCATAGCAAAGCCCGAGAAGATAGCACCTGCTACGAAGTAGGGAGGAAAGATAGTCGTGTGCCAACCTGGAACCACTGAGGTTGCAAAGTCCATCGATACGATAGTGTGTACCGAAAGTACCAGTGGCGTAGACACACCAGCCAGGATCAGCGAAACGGTTTCGTAACGTGACCAATGCTTAGCGGAGCCTTTCCAGCCCATGCTCAGTAGCGAGTAGGCCACTTTAGCAATTGGACCCTTAGCACGGTCGCGGATGGTAGCGAAGTCAGGAACCAGACCCGTGTACCAAAATACCAGCGATACGGTGAAATAGGTTGAGATGGCAAACACGTCCCACAGCAGCGGTGAGTTGAAGTTTACCCACAGCGAACCAAATGTGTTCTGAAGAGGGAACACCCAGTAAGCAAGCCACGGACGGCCCATGTGCAATACTGGGAACATAGCGGCGCAGATTACGGCGAAGATCGTCATAGCTTCTGCAGCGCGGTTGATAGAAGTCCGCCACTTTTGACGGAACAGCAGCAATACTGCTGAAATGAGGGTACCAGCGTGACCAATACCTACCCACCACACGAAGTTGGTGATGTCCCAGGCCCAGCCAACAGTTTTATTGAGTCCCCATTCACCGATACCATACCAAAGGGTACGATATACGGAGTAGAAGAATACGCCGAGAAGAACAAGGGCGACGCTCAGGGCGGCCATCCACCGGATATTGGGGGCGGCTTCAACCTGGCGACACACGTCCTGGGTGACGTCATGGTACGTTTTCCCCCCGGTTACGAGCGGCTCCCGTACAGGCGATACGTGCTGCATATGTTTAGACTTAAAGGAGTAAACGGGAAGGGCTATCTAGCACTAGGCCACCTGGCCCTCCCCTATGGCTCTGTTTCTAGGCGTTACGAACTTCTGATTCCGTGTTACGAATCTTCGTCAGATACGTGACGTTTGGCTGAACATTGATCGAATCAAGCACGTGGAAAGCACGCTCTCCATCTTCACGACGCATGATTTGCGCAATGCGGGAGTTAGGATCACGCATGTCACCGAATACAATGGCTTGGGTGGGGCAGGACTGAGCACAAGCCGAAACAATCTCACCATCCTGAGGACGACGCTTTTGCTTCTTGGCCTCCAGCTTACCAAGCTGAATCCGCTGTACGCAGAAAGAGCACTTCTCCATTACACCACGAGCGCGTACTGTTACATCGGGGTTCAGCACCATCCGGCCGAGGTCAGTGAACATGTGACCGTTCACTGTTTCGAACTTCTCATTAGAGTAGTACGAGAACCAGTTGAAGCGACGAACCTTGTATGGGCAGTTGTTAGCACAGTAACGAGTACCAACGCAACGGTTGTAGGTCATCTGGTTGAGACCTTCCGAGCTGTGAGTGGTAGCTAGTACCGGGCACACCGTTTCACAGGGAGCGTGGTTACAATGCTGACACATAATGGGCTGGAAAATCACCTTCGGGTTGTCTGAAGGGTGCTCCATGGCTTCGTAAGTATCCAACTTGCCCTTGGTCTCAAAATCCTCTTTGTGGGCATCAGAGCTGTAGTAGCGGTCGATACGGATCCAGTGCATTTCGCGCCGGTTGAGCACCTCTTGCTTACCCACAACTGCAACGTTATTCTCCACTTGGCAACCGATTACACAGGAACCGCAGCCAATGCAGGAGTTCAGGTCAATTACCATCCCCCAGTGGTGGTTCTTGTACTCGTAATCTTGCCACAAGGAAACCTTGTTGGGCTTTTGCGGCCCATCAGGAGTAGAGATAGTCTCGTACTCCGTTACGTCCTTGGGATCTTTAATATAGTCAGCCAGCGAAGCCTCTTGTACCACAGCCTTACGGTCCATGATAGTGTGGTGAGTCTGGGTCTGAGCAATTGGTGATTTAGCTTCCGTGTCCTTAATGTCAACTCCATTTGTGTAGAGAATAACATCGTTACGCACAGCGGAGAGGGGCAGTACGTTTGCACCTACCCCATCAGCTACTTTGCCAGCATTGGTACGGCCATAACCTAAGGCAATACTTACAGCACCATCAGCCTGACCTGGCTGAATTAATACGGGCAGCTCGATAGTTTTACCGTTAGCGCTAACCTGCACTACATCACCCTGCTCCCATTTACGTTCAACCGCCATTTTGCGGGGTACTGCAACGTAGTTGCCCCAAGTAGCTTTTGATACCGGATCAGGCAGTTCTTGGAGCCAAGGGTTGTTAGCATAAATGTTTGCACCACTACCAACACCTACTTTCTCGTAGATAGTAAGCTCAATGCCTGATGGCTTGGGAGCTGATTTAATAGCTGCAATAGCACTAGTTACATCCAGTGCTGGTGCCACTCGGGCAGCAGGTGCTGGTGAAGCTGTACCGAGAGCCACGCCATCGTGCACAGCTTTATCCCATGCCTTTTGAAAGTTACCACCTAGAACGCCCTTCCACTGATTGCGGAGGAAATTGTAGTAGGTTGTTGGGCTTCCGGCCCAAGCCAAGAGGGAATCCTGAGCTTGGCGAGTAGCGAACAAAGGCGTTATCACTGGCTGAGCTAAGCTCAAATAGCCGCGCTTTGGCTCGTAGTCGTTCCACGACTCCAGGAAGTTATGATCGGGCACAGCGTATGTGCACAAAACACCTGTTTCATCTAAACGGTCGTTTAGAGAAATGGTAGTCTTGACTTTCTTGATACCGGCAACCACCTGTTCAGCCAGAGGATGGTCATAGGCTGGGTTGGCATTATAGAAGATAACAGCGCCTACTTGGCCACCATTCATCTCGCGTACTAAACGAGCCATACGCGCATCATCTCCCTGACGGATCATGGAAGGGTTAGCAGCATCTACAGCCGTTGAGCCCAAAGTCTGGTTGATAGCAGCAACAAGCGTTTGAACAGCCGGGTCGTTAGAGCCCGATACCACCAGCGCTGCACCACGAGCATTCTTTAGCTCCTGAGCGGCTTTAGCTAGTTGCTTGCTACTGTCATTATAGCTGGAAGCAGAGCCTCCACCCACAATAGCGTTGTACAATGCCAGCACTACTTCACCTTGCATTGAAGGCTTCACAGACACCCGCACATCGGCGTTAGAACCCGTTAGAGTCAGAGCCGACTCGAACTGGTAGTGGCGCGACATATCGCGCTTTTCACTAGAAACCTTACGGTTTGTGATGTACTGCTGAGCGTACTCTACTGGCGAAAGCCAAGTACCTAGGAAATCAGCGCCTACGCTTAC from Hymenobacter taeanensis encodes:
- a CDS encoding cytochrome c oxidase subunit II; this translates as MNPPIASVHGHATERMFWTTMIILGIVFALTHILLFVYSYKYQHKEGRRAFFFPHNNKIEIIWTLIPAIVMAGLVFAGWKEWSRIMGPAPKDAVVLEVMGKQFNWLVRYPGRDQKLGVVNYRLIDATNEFGFDLSDQSGLDDFVAPEIHVPKGHPVLLRIRSRDVLHAVYMPHFRVQMYAVPGMPTKFWFTPTKTTDEMRAQTGNPKFNYELACNQICGRGHFAMKLNIVVDEPDDYVAWFSQQKSFSEQNPDILASFKQKTNKLASKAAAIPAAAVVPAANASL
- a CDS encoding c-type cytochrome, which gives rise to MTHSLKITLQASAVLLASVFTTACNRADDPGVEYAPEMYYSIPYEPLKQESANKVNPMGLNMRTPAIGTVPRGKLNYFTHIGKDSIGIAEKVLNEPFAYTKANLAEGQTLYTRNCQHCHGEQGDGQGPVGVKFKGVPNYSTGAYKTMNEGHIYHVIQWGKGRMMPHGSQVNPEERWKIAMYVRVLQLGKGPDGLTDFLASKGASATDTAQTTEPLNQSPVGEAQAGKASTTPAQGDKARNGTAN
- a CDS encoding COX15/CtaA family protein, whose translation is MRLFAKYKLILFKMPDLDYVRRFRFVGILTVVAVYVLILVGGIVRSTGSGMGCPDWPKCFGTWVPPTDVSQLPANYKEVYTAQRVEKNKKLANKLERLGFHQVAGDIFVHPTQYIETDFNPVKTWIEYINRLVGALIGVFVFLTVLFAAPYWNRDRAVFWLAFASFILTGVQGWLGSLVVSTNLLPIMVTIHMGLALLIVALLIYAVDRSQRAQELLQPVRPVPGLTAWLWVAILLTFGQIVLGTQVREQIDMVAFSNNYLNRAEWVSQLGGTFRFHRTFSALLLLVNVYLAYRLYLLPSRRLHVLATAVLACIGLEIVAGVTLAYFSFPAIVQPVHLTIATLLFGAQFVALIDYRRATKLQQQTAIPAVVA
- a CDS encoding quinol:cytochrome C oxidoreductase; this encodes MATLTHHENVTAEYLEVSPNARKRFITIIVAGVVLLAIGLIVAALGIGAEHHEGAVSAHAAAGGHSTAGHEGTAHHGSPVWLKRFIVSLWHNNVFFTGVSVIGTVFMAIQYVAYAGWSVLIKRINEALSAWVLPGGILMVVIFFIGLFNHDIFHWTLPGIMEKGNANYDAIIAGKSGFLSIPFYLIRTISYIIIWVVFTNKLRNLSLEEDLNGGTEYFHKSITASALFLVLFAVSSSMSAWDWVMSIDTHWFSTMFGWYVFASWWVSGIAATTLCVIFLKQAGYMPYIKESHLHDLGKFMFGFSIFWTYVWFSQFMLIWYANLPEEAVYYNQRLGGFNGQYTWIFFFNLFINFAFPFLVLMTRDAKRQMIMLKIVCVAILIGHWFDFYLMIMPATMQAENGFIIEIGTALVFLGSFLLLMTKRLSQASLVPVHHPFLDESVHHTT
- a CDS encoding TAT-variant-translocated molybdopterin oxidoreductase, producing MQESPKYWKGIEELENSPEFMKNALTEFADFLPVKEAHGASDATVAPRRDFLKLMGFGIAAATLASCETPIRKAIPYLNKPEEVDPGIANFYASTFFIGQDYNSILVKTREGRPIKFEGNPESPITRGGLSARAQAAVLSLYDGGRLQHFAVKKGNEHVKTDRDQVDQEIRAALASTAGKIAIVSPTIISPSTKKVIAEFASRYPSTEHVMYDVNSASGLVQANGGVLPSYDFSKARVIVSVGADFLGTWLSPVEYAQQYITNRKVSSEKRDMSRHYQFESALTLTGSNADVRVSVKPSMQGEVVLALYNAIVGGGSASSYNDSSKQLAKAAQELKNARGAALVVSGSNDPAVQTLVAAINQTLGSTAVDAANPSMIRQGDDARMARLVREMNGGQVGAVIFYNANPAYDHPLAEQVVAGIKKVKTTISLNDRLDETGVLCTYAVPDHNFLESWNDYEPKRGYLSLAQPVITPLFATRQAQDSLLAWAGSPTTYYNFLRNQWKGVLGGNFQKAWDKAVHDGVALGTASPAPAARVAPALDVTSAIAAIKSAPKPSGIELTIYEKVGVGSGANIYANNPWLQELPDPVSKATWGNYVAVPRKMAVERKWEQGDVVQVSANGKTIELPVLIQPGQADGAVSIALGYGRTNAGKVADGVGANVLPLSAVRNDVILYTNGVDIKDTEAKSPIAQTQTHHTIMDRKAVVQEASLADYIKDPKDVTEYETISTPDGPQKPNKVSLWQDYEYKNHHWGMVIDLNSCIGCGSCVIGCQVENNVAVVGKQEVLNRREMHWIRIDRYYSSDAHKEDFETKGKLDTYEAMEHPSDNPKVIFQPIMCQHCNHAPCETVCPVLATTHSSEGLNQMTYNRCVGTRYCANNCPYKVRRFNWFSYYSNEKFETVNGHMFTDLGRMVLNPDVTVRARGVMEKCSFCVQRIQLGKLEAKKQKRRPQDGEIVSACAQSCPTQAIVFGDMRDPNSRIAQIMRREDGERAFHVLDSINVQPNVTYLTKIRNTESEVRNA
- a CDS encoding cytochrome c oxidase subunit I, which produces MAANLSNQAQVQGGAGVTEPGISHNEHTHHDEHHEQGFLSKYVFSTDHKTIAKQFLITGMLWAIIGGTLSSLFRLQLGWPESTFEWLQPVLGKWIEAGKLNPEFYLALVTMHGTIMVFFVLTAGLSGTFSNFLIPLQIGARDMASGFMNMLSYWFFFISSVIMFVSLFIETGPAAAGWTIYPPLSALPQAIPGSGAGMTLWLVSMALFIVSQLLGGVNYITTVINLRTQGMSMSKLPLTIWAFFLTAILGLLAFPVLFSAALLLIFDRSFGTSFFLSDIYIAGQALPNTGGSPILFQHLFWFLGHPEVYIVIMPAMGMVSEILATNSRKPIFGYRAMIGSLIGISLLSFVVWAHHMFVTGMNPFLGSVFMFLTLIIAVPSAVKTFNWLATLWRGNIRFTSAMLFSIGFVSLFIAGGLTGIVLGNAALDIQMHNTYFVVAHFHLVMGSSAFFGLFAGVYHWFPKMFGRHLDEKLGYIHFWLTFLGVYLVFLPMHYVGIAGFPRRYYAWTGFDTFSQFANLNKFISVAAILAFFAQFVFVFNFFYSIFRGRRASENPWNSTTLEWTTPVVPGHGNWPGAIPAVHRWPYDYSKPGAAEDFIPQNVPYSQTQSSNLPYEKEME
- the nrfD gene encoding NrfD/PsrC family molybdoenzyme membrane anchor subunit, giving the protein MQHVSPVREPLVTGGKTYHDVTQDVCRQVEAAPNIRWMAALSVALVLLGVFFYSVYRTLWYGIGEWGLNKTVGWAWDITNFVWWVGIGHAGTLISAVLLLFRQKWRTSINRAAEAMTIFAVICAAMFPVLHMGRPWLAYWVFPLQNTFGSLWVNFNSPLLWDVFAISTYFTVSLVFWYTGLVPDFATIRDRAKGPIAKVAYSLLSMGWKGSAKHWSRYETVSLILAGVSTPLVLSVHTIVSMDFATSVVPGWHTTIFPPYFVAGAIFSGFAMVLTLMLITRVVFKLEDYITIEHIALMNKIMMVTGSIVGVAYITEFFIAWYSQVEFEQYAFINRATGPYWWAYWSMMTCNVITPQLVWIRRVRYSIPLTFILSIIVNIGMWFERFVIIVTSLHRDYLPSSWAMFSPTIIDIGIYVGTIGLFFTLFLLFAKFFPVINMAEVKSVLKYTVDNGPTYTGHDPHHAPTTHQTSTHGVPASAPVNYDKHD
- a CDS encoding DUF3341 domain-containing protein; its protein translation is MTKRFALGIFDDEDVLLHAVENVREAGVKIYEVFTPFPIHGIDDALGIERSRLPIAAFFFGLTGLCFALWLQIYTLGFDWPMIIGGKPHIALPAFIPVSFELTVLFCCHGMVITFYTISKLYPRWKTPVLDVRSTDDKFVMAIEVNENTDMTKLSQLLRDNGASEVNQKEMSKF